Within the Methanobacterium sp. BRmetb2 genome, the region TACAATAAATTATAGGGTGGTTATCATGGGACGCAAAAAGCCCCTGATTCATGCAGTCTCCTACATACCAGTTGAAAGACTTAATAATAGTTTTAGAGAGGACTTAATTAGAGCAGATATTCCTATAGGTAGAATTCTAAAAAAGCATAATATTGAGTCTCGAAGAGAAATTAAGATGATCGGTGTAGAAAAACCCAGCCAGGAACTTTCTGATATTTTTAATACAGATTCTATGATGTTAACCAGGACTTATAATATTATCCATAAAGACATGGTTCTTATAAGAATCAAGGAAACATTTC harbors:
- a CDS encoding UbiC family transcriptional regulator, encoding MDINIIDEIKKVEKKIGELSNTQKILLATDGSVTTILDVLNGGKINIKTMTQEFQESNEEIARALDIIAGDTINYRVVIMGRKKPLIHAVSYIPVERLNNSFREDLIRADIPIGRILKKHNIESRREIKMIGVEKPSQELSDIFNTDSMMLTRTYNIIHKDMVLIRIKETFPYSLF